In one Pseudomonas sp. R84 genomic region, the following are encoded:
- the gudD gene encoding glucarate dehydratase codes for MTAHDIAKAPIITDMQVIPVAGHDGMLLNLSGAHGPFFTRNIVILKDNAGHTGVGEVPGGERIRQTLEDARSLVVGSPIGTWQKILNQVRQTFADRDAGGRGLQTFDLRITIHAVTGLEAALLDLLGQHLDVPVAALLGEGLQRDEVKMLGYLFYVGDQRETDLAYRSEPDADNDWFRVRHEKAMTAEAVVRLAEAAHAKYGFKDFKLKGGVLSGDAEIEAVTALAERFPEARITLDPNGAWSLKEAIRLCRDQHQVLAYAEDPCGAENGYSGREVMAEFRRATGLKTATNMIATDWREMGHAIQLQSVDIPLADPHFWTMQGSVRVAQMCHEWGLTWGSHSNNHFDISLAMFTHVAAAAPGEITAIDTHWIWQDGQRLTKAPLQIVDGLVQVPKKPGLGVELDMDQVAKAHELYKGMGLGARDDSVAMQFLIPGWKFDNKRPCLVR; via the coding sequence ATGACTGCACACGACATCGCCAAAGCCCCGATCATCACCGATATGCAAGTCATCCCGGTGGCCGGTCACGACGGCATGCTGCTCAACCTGAGCGGCGCCCACGGGCCGTTTTTCACCCGCAACATCGTTATCCTCAAGGACAACGCCGGCCACACCGGCGTCGGCGAGGTGCCCGGTGGCGAGCGCATTCGCCAGACCCTCGAAGATGCACGCAGTCTGGTAGTCGGCAGCCCGATCGGCACCTGGCAGAAAATCCTCAACCAAGTGCGCCAGACCTTCGCCGACCGCGATGCCGGCGGTCGTGGTCTGCAAACCTTCGATTTGCGCATCACCATTCACGCCGTTACCGGTCTCGAAGCCGCCCTGCTCGATCTGCTCGGTCAGCATCTCGATGTACCGGTGGCGGCATTGCTTGGCGAAGGTCTGCAACGCGATGAAGTGAAGATGCTCGGTTATCTGTTTTACGTCGGTGATCAGCGCGAAACCGACCTCGCCTACCGCAGCGAACCAGACGCCGACAACGACTGGTTCCGCGTACGTCACGAGAAGGCCATGACCGCCGAAGCCGTGGTGCGCCTCGCCGAAGCGGCCCACGCGAAATACGGTTTCAAGGACTTCAAACTCAAGGGCGGCGTGCTCAGCGGCGATGCCGAAATCGAAGCCGTCACAGCGCTGGCCGAACGCTTTCCCGAGGCGCGCATCACCCTTGATCCGAACGGTGCGTGGTCACTCAAAGAAGCTATTCGTTTGTGCCGCGATCAGCATCAGGTGCTCGCCTACGCCGAAGACCCGTGTGGTGCGGAAAACGGTTATTCCGGTCGCGAAGTGATGGCTGAGTTCCGCCGCGCCACCGGGCTGAAAACCGCCACCAACATGATCGCCACGGACTGGCGCGAAATGGGTCATGCGATCCAGTTGCAGTCGGTGGACATTCCACTGGCCGACCCGCACTTCTGGACCATGCAGGGTTCGGTGCGCGTGGCGCAGATGTGCCATGAATGGGGCCTGACCTGGGGTTCGCATTCCAACAATCACTTCGATATTTCCTTGGCGATGTTCACCCATGTCGCCGCTGCTGCGCCGGGGGAGATCACCGCGATCGACACTCATTGGATCTGGCAGGACGGACAGCGCCTGACCAAAGCACCGCTGCAAATTGTCGACGGTCTGGTCCAAGTGCCGAAAAAACCGGGGCTGGGTGTCGAGCTGGATATGGATCAGGTGGCCAAGGCTCACGAGCTATATAAAGGCATGGGCCTCGGCGCACGCGATGACAGCGTGGCGATGCAGTTTCTGATTCCTGGGTGGAAGTTCGATAACAAGCGGCCGTGTCTGGTGCGCTGA